In Fluviispira sanaruensis, a genomic segment contains:
- the fni gene encoding type 2 isopentenyl-diphosphate Delta-isomerase, with protein MPHIKNHKHSKLLSNIEDTPELMMSRKNDHIRICKTEKIESDGEPFSQFHFIPEALPEINFNDLDLTQKFLNQSFAMPLLVTGMTGGVEKGQEINEAIALAAEKFNIPMGLGSQKMLIKNSKFKKLFDVRKIAPNLFVIGNIGAVSLNYGITLEDIKRLVDDLELGAFAIHLNALQECIQPEGERNFSQLLAKIEKIARNLHVPVIIKEVGSGISSETYQKLVSAGVAAVDVGGKGGTSWSAIEGLRSDKEGQRLGDLFKNWGLSTDDSLLCCSRLKSDLKYNVPLIATGGIRNGLQVAKAVALGASMVGVGLPLFKAAVSPLTGETPLESVERELNFFRKSLSITMFCAGAHNLTQLNSRIVQEVP; from the coding sequence TTGCCGCATATAAAAAACCATAAGCACTCAAAATTACTTTCTAATATTGAAGACACGCCCGAACTCATGATGAGCCGGAAAAACGATCATATCCGCATTTGTAAAACGGAAAAGATTGAGTCGGATGGTGAGCCTTTCTCTCAGTTTCATTTCATTCCAGAAGCGTTGCCTGAAATAAACTTTAATGATCTCGATTTAACACAAAAATTTCTTAATCAATCATTTGCAATGCCACTCCTCGTGACTGGCATGACGGGTGGAGTGGAAAAAGGACAAGAGATCAATGAGGCCATTGCCTTAGCAGCTGAAAAATTTAATATACCGATGGGTTTAGGCTCCCAAAAAATGCTGATTAAAAATTCTAAATTTAAAAAGCTTTTTGATGTGCGAAAAATAGCTCCAAATCTCTTTGTTATTGGCAATATAGGGGCGGTCAGTCTAAATTATGGCATAACTCTTGAAGACATTAAAAGATTAGTTGATGATCTTGAACTTGGGGCATTTGCGATTCATCTCAATGCTTTGCAAGAATGTATCCAACCCGAGGGTGAGCGAAATTTTTCACAATTGCTTGCAAAGATAGAAAAAATCGCCAGAAACCTTCATGTACCTGTTATTATTAAAGAAGTTGGTTCTGGCATTTCTTCTGAAACATACCAGAAACTTGTTTCCGCTGGTGTTGCAGCTGTTGATGTCGGAGGCAAAGGTGGAACAAGTTGGAGCGCAATTGAAGGACTGAGATCGGACAAAGAAGGACAGAGACTTGGCGATTTATTTAAAAACTGGGGTCTCTCGACCGATGATTCACTGCTTTGTTGCTCTAGACTGAAAAGCGATCTTAAATACAATGTCCCATTGATTGCAACAGGGGGCATACGCAATGGTCTGCAGGTTGCAAAAGCGGTTGCACTAGGAGCCTCAATGGTTGGTGTTGGTCTGCCTTTATTTAAGGCAGCAGTATCTCCTCTTACTGGCGAAACTCCTTTGGAATCGGTAGAAAGAGAGCTTAATTTTTTTAGAAAGTCTCTTTCTATAACTATGTTTTGTGCGGGAGCTCATAATTTAACTCAGTTAAATTCTCGCATAGTTCAGGAAGTTCCATAA
- a CDS encoding hydroxymethylglutaryl-CoA reductase, degradative — protein MVKDAQQIVARTTNKQTDVNAKPIILQGMPSSSRIPNFAQMNSKSRAQAMVSRNIISSDEAHYLNNSGALNIEQAEKFIENCIGGYTLPLGIATNFLIDGEEVFIPMAVEESSVVAAASYGAKLARTGGGFISEPTETIATCQVQFFASPSENIFSLFDTSVQDRIIEAAQICHPRLISRGGGVKSVELRALSKPGYYVVHVNVDTCEAMGANIVNSIAEEVGRLLPEVIPCAVGPKILTNLTTHRITKVKCEIDFSALERDGYSGEEAARRICSVWEFADLDPFRAATHNKGVMNGIDPIVIATGNDWRAVEAGCHAYASLSGVYKPLTKWFINENNRLQGEIAVPIAVGTVGGVTTLHPSAAACLKLMGSPSSAKLSAIIASVGLAQNLSAIRALGCEGIQKGHMALHEKNLEMMRKYDHFPSISVVETDNAQK, from the coding sequence ATGGTAAAAGACGCACAACAAATCGTAGCAAGAACCACAAATAAGCAAACGGATGTCAATGCTAAGCCTATTATTCTTCAAGGCATGCCTTCTTCGAGCCGGATCCCAAATTTTGCCCAAATGAATTCCAAGTCGCGAGCACAAGCAATGGTTTCGCGCAATATCATAAGTTCAGATGAAGCTCATTATTTAAATAATTCTGGAGCACTCAATATTGAACAAGCAGAGAAGTTTATTGAAAATTGTATTGGTGGATACACATTGCCACTTGGAATTGCGACGAACTTTCTCATTGATGGGGAAGAAGTATTTATTCCAATGGCTGTTGAAGAATCAAGTGTTGTTGCTGCTGCAAGCTATGGTGCTAAACTCGCTCGCACTGGAGGTGGCTTTATTTCTGAGCCCACTGAAACCATAGCCACATGCCAAGTTCAATTTTTTGCCTCGCCATCGGAAAATATTTTCAGTCTTTTCGACACATCTGTTCAAGACAGAATCATTGAAGCCGCACAAATATGCCATCCTCGTCTCATTTCTCGGGGCGGAGGAGTCAAAAGCGTTGAACTGAGAGCACTTTCTAAACCTGGCTATTATGTGGTGCATGTGAACGTTGATACATGCGAAGCTATGGGAGCGAATATCGTAAATTCGATAGCGGAAGAAGTGGGACGATTGTTACCTGAAGTTATTCCCTGTGCTGTTGGACCTAAAATTCTCACAAATTTAACCACCCACAGAATAACAAAAGTAAAATGTGAAATTGATTTTAGTGCCCTTGAAAGAGATGGATATTCAGGAGAAGAAGCAGCCAGACGCATTTGCTCGGTTTGGGAATTTGCTGATCTCGATCCCTTTCGTGCAGCCACGCATAACAAAGGTGTTATGAATGGAATCGACCCAATTGTCATCGCAACAGGAAATGATTGGCGTGCTGTGGAGGCGGGTTGCCATGCATATGCTTCGTTATCAGGTGTTTATAAACCTCTTACGAAGTGGTTTATAAATGAAAACAATAGATTACAAGGTGAAATTGCCGTTCCGATCGCAGTGGGTACAGTAGGTGGTGTGACCACATTGCATCCTTCGGCGGCTGCATGCCTCAAATTAATGGGTTCACCCTCATCTGCAAAATTATCTGCTATCATTGCAAGCGTTGGTTTAGCACAAAATTTATCTGCTATCCGTGCACTCGGGTGCGAAGGCATTCAGAAAGGGCATATGGCATTACATGAAAAAAATCTAGAAATGATGAGAAAATACGACCATTTCCCAAGCATATCTGTGGTTGAAACAGATAACGCCCAAAAGTAA